One Streptomyces dangxiongensis genomic window, GCTCTCCCTGACCGGCTTCACCAGCGTCGGCCAGTTCGTGGGCACCCTCGACTACGTGTCCCCCGAGCAGATCTCCGGGCGCCCGGTCGACGGCCGCTGCGACGTCTACGGCCTCGCCTGCGTGGTCTACGAGATCCTCGCCGGCCGTCCGCCCTTCCAGCGCGAGGACGACATGGCCCTGCTGTGGGCCCACCAGTACGACGAGCCGCCCCCGGCGAGCGAGGCCCGGCCAGATATCAGCCCGGCCGTCGATCCCGTCTTCGCCAGAGCCCTGGCCAAGAGCCCGGACGCCCGCTACGACACCTGCCTCGGCTTCGTCGCCGCCCTGCGCACGGCCATGACCCCGGGACCCGCGCCCCCCGGACCCGCGCCCCCGGGTTACGTGGCCTCCGCACCCCCGGCCGCCAGAACCCCGGCCGCCGGACGGTCGGCATCCGGACCCGCGATCCCCGAACCCGTGCCCGCCGGACCGGTGAGCCGAGGGGGCACCGGGTCCGGCCGCCCCCCGCCCGCCGAGGCCCTGCGACCCCCGCGCTGGGCGGAGCCGGTGTTCGGGCCCTAGCCGGACCGGGCGGGCCCGCTCACCCGGCCCCCGCGGTGGACCCGGCGGGCCAGCAGGCCGCCCAGGAAGCCGGCCAGCAGTCCCCACAGCGCCCCCAGCCCCACCGTCTGCCACAGCCGGGGCCTGAGGAACAGTTCTCCCGACAGGCCGCCGCCCAGGTCGCCGATGCCGAGCACGGAGAAGCCGAAGTGTGCCGAGACACGGCACGTCAGGCAGATCATCAGGACCGTCAGGGCGAGTGCGACGGCCAGGTGCACGGCGTGCTGCCAGAGCCGGACGCGGGCCGGTGAACGCACGGCCATCAGGAAGGCAACGGCGAGCAGCAGGACGGCGACGGCGACCACCAGCCACCACATCCGGCCGTCGTAATCGGTGAGTGCCCGCATATCGAGTTCGGAAGTGTGCGGGACGCGCAGGACCCTGTCCAGGACGTGCGGCATCGGCAGGCCGAACGGGCCGCTCACGCGGCCGTCCCAGGTCGCGCCGAGACCCAGGGTCAGGCCCAGCCAGGACACGTTGGGCAGACCGAGCAGGATCAGCGCGAAGGTCGCGGGGGCGTGCCCGCGCGTGGCCGCCGAGACCAGTGCGGTGCCGAGCCCGAGGGCGACGCAGGCGAGGAGCAGCACCACCATCGCGTGCGCCGCCGGACGCACCGACTCCTGGAAGCGCAGCAACCGCCCCGGCAGCGGAGCCCCGCGCGCGACCAGCAGGGCCAGCAGCAGCACACCGGCCAGCCACAGCAGCCCGAACAGCACCGTCAGCGGCACGTCGGTGGTGAACCCGACCCTCGGTGAGGCGTCGAGCAGGTCGGCCAGGTCGCCGAGGGTGCCGCTGCCCTCGTCCACCGCGAAGGTCTGCCGGGCGGCGAAGGCCAGACCGGTCAGCGCCAGCAGCCACAACACCGCGATCCGGGCCGCCCAGCCCGCCAGCTCCCCGGCCGAGGCCACCGCCCGGTGCCTGAGCGGGCGCAGGAAACCGTCGCCGAGCACCAGGGCACCGGCGAGCGTCACCGACAGCGGCAGCACGGTGAGACCGGCCCGCGACCCGGCGAACACCCCGGCGTCGCCCGACACCTCCACGCTGCCGCCGACCGCCGTGACCAGCGTCGCGGCCACCACCCGTGGGAACGCGCCGGCCGGCAGGCCCGACGCGCCGGCCGCCCACAGCCCCGGCGCCGCCACCAGGACCATGACGGCCAGCCCGGTCAGTACCGCGGCCACGGCCTGCGCCCAGCCGTGGCGGGCGGCGGGCCGTGCGAGGACGGTCGGAGCGCTCACCCTTGCCACGCTAAGCAGTCGCCGGACTCCCCGCCCCCCGGGAAGGGCCGTCGGCGTCGGCTTGCGGGCCGTACCGTACCGCGGCACACAATGGAACAAAGTGCATCCGAATGCATCACACCGGGTTGTGGCGGGTTCAACTCAGCAAAGCCGCGCATGTGCGACGGGAAGAAGGGCTCGTGAGCGTCGAACCTCCGTCATCCGGCCGGCCCTCAGGACCCCCGTCCGGCCCCTTGTCCGGCTCCTCCCGGCCCCCCTCGGGACCGCCCCCCACACAGCCGCCGGCCGGCGGCTCGGACCCCGGGGAGCCGCATAGGCCCTGGTGGAAGTCGGTGCCCCGGGTGGCAGCGCTCACCGCCGCCCTGGTGGCCGCCGTGGCGCTCGCCCTGGTCTTCACCCGTCCGGGCGGCGGTGGCTCCTCCGCCAAGGCCGGCAAGATCTTCCTCCAGTCCGCCGGCAGCGCGGGCGAGGACCCCTTCACCCGGTCGACCGCGCAGGTGGTCGCCACGGTGCCGGCACCGTCCGCCTCCACCGCGACCGCAGGGGTCGCCGACCAGGTCCGCGGTGTACAGGGCGGGGCGGCAGGGCTGTACGGCGGCACCCGGCAGACGGCCAGTTGCGACGTCGAGAAGCAGATCAGATACCTGCGGGCCGACCAGGGCAAGAACCGGGCGTTCGCCGCGACGGTCGGCGTCCGGCCCTCCGGCGTCCCCGCCTACCTGCGCTCGCTCACCCCGGTGCAGCTGCGCACGGACACCTGGGTGACCAATCACGGCTACCGCGACGGCGCCGCCACCAGCTACCAGTCCGTGCTCCAGGCCGGTACCGCCGTCCTGGTCGACGGGCACGGCGTGCCCCGGGTGCGCTGCGCCTGCGGCAACCCGCTGGCCTCGCCGGTCGTCCAGCGCACCACCCCGGACGTGGAGGGGCACGGCTGGCCCGCGTACCGGCCCTCCGACGTCGTCGTGGTGACACCGGCGCCGAAGGTCGTCAAGACCTTCGTGATCTACGACCCGCACCACGACGAGTGGCTGCGCCGCCCCCGCGGCGACACGCACGGCCGCCACGACCAGCACACCGCGCCGCCGGCGCACCCGCAGCCGTGGAGCCGGCCGACGCCCTGCTCGATGACCCCGGGGACGACCGGCAAGCCGGACTCCTCGTCGAAGTCCTGCCCGTCGACCTCGTTCACGACCCTCCCGCCGAGGTCCTCGTCGCTCTCGCCGTCTTCGAAGCCGCCGTCGTCCCAGTCGTCCAGGCCCTCGTCGTCGTCCTCGAAGCCACCGTCGTCCTCGTCGTCGAAGCCGTCGTCCTCGAAGCCCTCGAAGCCCTCGAAGCCCTCGGAGTCCGCGAAGCCGTCCAAGCCGTCGTCCTCGAAGCCCTCGAAGTCCTCGGAGTCCGCGAAACCGTCCAAGCCGTCGTCCTCGGCGTCCTCGAAGTCGTCCAAGCCGTCGTCCGAGCCGTCGTCGAAGTCGTCCGAACCCTCGAAGTCCTCGGAGCCCGCGAAACCTGCCAAGCCGTCGTCGTCCGACTCCTCGAAGTCGCCGTCCGGGTCCCGGTCGTCCCCCGAGCCGTCGTCGGAGAAGTCGTCCCCGTCCAAGGAGGCACCGTCCGACAAGCCGTCGGAGCCGTCACGGGGCTCCTCGTCTGCGCAGAACTCCTCCGCCGCGCCCCCGTCCTCGGGCGGCTCCGAGCCGGCGTCCCCCGAGAAGTCCGGGAAGCAGGACCAGACCTCCCAGCAGCCGCAACAGCCCGGACAGAGCTCCGGCCAGCAGAACCAGCAGGACCAGAACCAGCAGAACCAGCAGGACCAGAACCAGCAGGACCAGCAGCAGAACCAGCAGGGTCAGTAGAACGCTCCGTGGTCGTGAGCGGTCGCGGATCTCCTCTTTCGGAGTACAGTCCGACCTCGGCCACCGTGCGCGGTGGGGATACGCATACGGTGGACTGGCGGGCCGGGCTCGGGGTACGAGGACTGGTGCGACACCGGCCGTACCGGGCTTTTCGAGAGAGACAGCATGACCGAGCACCTGGGCGGGGCAGTGATACCGACTGGCTTCGACGTACCCGTGGAGCCGTTGCGGCGCGCGGCCCACTACACCGGCGAACCCGGATGCATCGCTGAGGCGCGCGCGTTCGCGGCCCGGTTCCTGCAGCAGTTGCGGACCGAATGGTGCGCCCCCGCCGACAGCCGCGCGGACGGCGAGCTGCTCCTGGTGGTGAGCGAGCTGGTGACCAACGCGGACCGGCACAGCCGCGGCCCCTACATCCTGGAGCTGGAGGGCACGAAGAGCACGGTGGCCGTGTCCGTGTACGACAGCAGCACCGCCCTGCCCCGCCGCTACCCCAAGGACCCCCAGCGCGTCGGACGGCACGGTCTGGAGATCGTGCACGCCCTGGCCTCGGAGGTCACCGTGGAGCGCGTACCGGTGGGCAAGCGGGTACGCGCCCGTTTCGAACTCGTACGCTGACCTCGGCAGCGCTCGCGGTGCGGGCGCCACTGCCTCGGATCAGCGGCGGGTCAGGCGCAGCCGAGTTCGCCGAGCATCCCCTGGCGCAGCCGGGCGATGATCCGCTTGATCAGCCGGGAGACGTGCATCTGGGAGCAGCCGAGCCGCTCACCGATCTCCGCCTGGGTGGCCTCCTCGACGAACCGCATGTGGAGGATCTGCCGGTCGCGGTCGCTCAGCTCCGCCATCAGCGGGGCCAGCGCGTGGAAGTCCTCGACGAGCCGCAGCCCCTCCTCCTCCACACCGATGAAGTCGGCGAGCACGGCCTCGCCGTCCTCGGGGCCGTCACCGGTGAGCGCGGCGTCCAGAGAGGCGGTGTTGTAGCCGTTGGAGGCGATCTGGGCCTCGACGACCTCGGCCCGGGAGATGTTCATCAGCGTGGCCAGTTCGGCGACCGTGGGGTCCCGGTCCAGCCGGCTGGACAGCTCCTCGCGTGCCTTGGCCAGTTCCACCCGCAGTTCCTGGAGCCGACGCGGGACGTGGACCGCCCAGGTGGTGTCGCGGAAGAACCGCTTGATCTCCCCCACGATGTACGGCAGCGCGAAGGAGGTGAACTCGACCTCGCGGGACAGTTCGAACCGGTCGATGGCCTTGATGAGGCCGATCATGCCGGTCTGCACGATGTCGTCCATGTCGTCGCCGCGGCTGCGGAACCGTCCCGCGGCGAACCGCACCAGCGACATGTTCATCTCGATGAGGGTGTTGCGCGCGTACTGGTACTCGTGCGTGCCCTCCTCCAGCTCGGCGAGCCGGCGGAAGAACTGACGGGACAGCTCCCGTGCGTCGCGCGGGGCGACGGACCCCGGAGCCGCGATCCCAGGCAGTGATCCCTCGCCCGTCCTGTCCTGCTCGGTCCTCTCGGCGACCTCTGCTTGTGACCGGATCCCGGCGGCGGTCTTCATTGCCTCTCCCACGAAAAGTCAGGTGCGACGTCTGCCTTGGCGGCCTCTGTGTGCCCGAGTCCCGTCCATGAAGATGTGGCAGTGCGGGTACCCGGTATCCGGAGAATCATGCGTACCTGCGGAACTCTTCACCCTGCGGGTACCCATGGTGACCCGGCGCATGCACCCACCCGGCCGTACCGGCCTGAAACAACCGGTCCGCCCGCGTCGGTCAGGCATTTCCCTCAGGGCGGAACGCCGGACCCTTGTCCCCGGCCGGACCGCTCCTACGCTGACGGGATGAGCAGCCAGGTGAGCGAAGAGGCCCGCGAGGCCCCCGGGCGGCCGGTACCCGCCCCGACGGACGCGCCGCAGCCCGCCCCGACGGAGGGCCCGCAGCCCGCGCCGCGGGAGCCGCTGTGGCGCGAGCTGGTCGGCGCGGTGCTGCGCCGGGAGCGGCGGGCCCAGCGGCGCACGCTCAGGCAGGTGGCCGACGTGGCCCGGATCTCGCTGCCGTACCTGTCCGAGATCGAGCGTGGCCGCAAGGAGGCCTCCTCCGAGGTCCTCGCCGCCGCGGCCCGCGCGCTCGGCCTGGGGCTCGGGGACCTGCTGTCGCTGGTCCACGGCGAGCTGGTCCGGAGCGCGCCGCCCCACGGAGAGCCGGCCCTGCGGTCGGCCTCGCGCCCCCTGTCGGCCGCGCGGCGGCGGCCGGTCGCCGCGCCGAACCGGTCGCACCTGTCGCACCGCGGCCTCTGTCTCGCGGCCTGACGGGCGGCCGATGAGTTTCGCGGCGTGCGACGGTCGGTACAGATGACCGCGTTCCACGCCCCGGGAGGTACTCATGACCACCGACGGTTTCGTCACGTGTCTCTGGTTCGACGGCCGGGCGGAGGAGGCCGCGCACCACTACGTGTCCGTCTTCGAGAACTCGGGTGTCGGACGCGTCGTGCGCCACACCGAGGCCGGGCCCGGCACGGCCGGCTCCGTGCTGACCGTGGAGTTCACGGCCAACGGCCAGAAGTTCCTCGCGCTCAACGGCGGGCCCGAGTTCCGGTTCAACGAGGCGGTCTCCTTCCAGATCCTCTGCTCCGACCAGCAGGAGATCGACCACTACTGGACGAAGCTCACCGAGAACGGCGGCGAGGGCGGCCCCTGCGGCTGGCTCAAGGACCGGTACGGCGTCTCCTGGCAGGTGGTCTACGCCCGGCTGCTCGACATGATCGGCGACCCGGACCCGGAGAAGGCCGCGCGTGCCACCCGGGCCATGATGGCCATGGGCAAGCTGGACGCCGCCGCGCTGGAGAAGGCGTACGCGGGGGAGTGACCGGCCCCCTGCCGGGCTCGACGCGCGGGCCCGGCCCCGCATGGTTAGCGTGAACAACCGGGACACACCACACCGGGAGGGTCGGGACCATGGCCGTGCAGCCCGAGGGAACGCCCTGTTGGGCCGATGCGATGTTCAGTGACATCGAGGGCGCCAAACGGTTCTACGCCGACGTGCTCGGCTGGACCTTCGGCGAGTCGTCGTCGAAGTACGGCAACTACACGCAGGCCTACGCGGACGGCAGGGCGGTGGCCGCCGTGGTCCCGCCGATGCCCGGCCAGGAGGGCCGGTCGCAGTGGTGCCTGTACCTCGCCTCGCCGGACGCCGCCGCCACCGCGGAGCGGATCCGGGACAACGGCGGCGAGGTGCTGATGGGGCCGATGCAGGTCGGCGACCTGGGCACGCTGTGTCTGGGCCGGGAGCCCAGCGGGGCCGTGTTCGGTGTGTGGCAGGCCGGCCGGCACGAGGGCTTCGAGGCGACGGCCACGCCCGGCGCCTACTGCTGGGCGGAGGTCTTCACCCGGGAACCCGAGCGGTCGGACGCCTTCCTGTCCGCCGTGTTCCCGTACCGGATGAAGGAGATCGACGACGAGGCGGTGGATTTCCGGATGTTCGAGGTCGGTGAGGACACCGTCCTCGGCAGGATGCGGATGACCGACGACTTCCCGCCCGAGGTCCCCTCGTACATCAACGTCTACTTCACCGTGGACCACTGCGACGCGGCCGTCGCCCGGGCCACCGCGCTCGGCGCCACCCTCCGCTTCGGCCCGATGACCAGCCCCTTCGGCCGGTTCGCCGCGCTCACCGACCCGCAGGGCGCCAACTTCTCGGTGATCGACGTCACGACCACCGAGGGCGGGATGCCGAGGATCAGGGACGTCTGACCCGGCTCCGTCCGGCCGCCTCCCCGGTCATGGCATGATCGTGTGCATGCGTGAACGTGTGGTGGCCGCGTGCGACGGGGCTTCGAAGGGCAACCCCGGACCGGCCGGATGGGCGTGGGTCATCTCGGACGACGACGAGCGGACCCCCGTCGGCTGGGCGGCGGGCCCGCTCGGCCGGGCCACCAACAACGTCGCCGAACTGACCGCCCTGGAGCGGCTGCTCACGGCCGTCGACCCGGACGTGCCGCTGGAGATCCGCATGGACTCCCAGTACGCGATGAAGGCCGTCACCACCTGGCTGCCGGGCTGGAAGCGCAACGGCTGGAAGACCGCCGCCGGCAAGCCCGTCGCCAACCAGGACCTGGTCGTCCGCATCGACGAACTCCTCGGCGGCCGGTCCGTGGAGTTCCGCTACGTGCCCGCCCACCAGGCCGACGGCGACCCGCTGAACGACTTCGCCGACCGCGCGGCCAGCCAGGCGGCCGTCGTGCAGGAACCCGCCGGCAGCGAGCTGGGTTCGCCGGAGCCCCCGCCGTCGCCGGACACCCCGGTGGCGGCCGGTGCGCCGCGCCGGAAGACGCCGCGGCGCACCGGCGGCGCCGTGTCCGCCCGCACCATCAAGGCGAAGTTCCCCGGCCGCTGTCCGTGCGGCCGGTCCTACGCGGCCGGCGAGAAGATCGCCAAGAACGCGCAGGGCTGGGGCCACCCGGAGTGCCGTACCGCCGGGTCCTGATCAGGCGTCGAACGTGTAGAACGCGGTGTGGTCCAGCATGTCCGCCGGGCGCACGGTGTTCCACGGCTTCATGGTGTCGTCCAGGTCCACCACGTCCGGCGTGCCGCCCGTCGGCACGTAACCGACGCCCGGGTGGCGCCGCTGCCACTCCGCCCACAGCTTGTCGACGTAGGCGTGGTGCAGCCAGAACACCGGGTCGTTGGGGGAGACCCCGGTGGCCATGTGCCCGCCGACCCAGCGGTGGACCCGGTTGTGCAGGTTGACCCCCCGCCAGCCTTCCAGGTGGTTGCGGAAGCCGTCCGATGCGCTGTTGTACGGTGCCATGTCGTACGTCGCCATGGACAGCACCGACTCGACCTCGGGGCGCGTCGGCAGCTCGCTCACGGACGTGCCGAGCGAACGGCGCAGGAAGGTACGGCCGTCCACCCGCACGTTGACCGGCCAGTTCCCGGCGGACGCGGCGAACGGGCCGTCCGTCACCCGCCCGTCGGTGCTGCGCCCGGTGCCGCCGAGGAAGTCCGGCGCCCACAGGGAGGCCCGCACCGTGCGGTCGGTGCTCCAGTCCCAGTACGGCAGGGCGACCGTGGAGTCCACGGCCTGGAGCGCCTGCTCGAAGTCGAGCAGGAATCTGCGGTGCCAGGGCAGGAAGGAGGGCGAGCGGTGGCCGGTCCGCTCGCCCGAGTCGGTGTCCGCCATGATGAACTCGTTGTGCGTGCGGACGAAGTCGTCGTAGCGTCCGCTGCGCTTCAGTTCGAGGACGGCGGCGACGAACCGCCGCTTCTCGTCGGCGGTCAGGGCGGCCTGGTTCTTGCGTACCGTCATGGTGCGGGGTGCTCCGGGATTCCGTGCGGGGGCGGTCAGTTGGCGGGGAACGGCAGCAGCGCGGCGCCCTGGAGCTCGTCCACCGCGGCCCGGGCGGCGGCGCGCGGGGTGGCCACCGGGGCGTAGTGGCTGACGACGCTGATCCAGCTACCGTCGGCGTTGCGCATCACGTGCAACTGCACGCCGTCGACGAACACCGCGTAGCCACCGCCGTGTTCGTGGTGGTGTCCACCGCCGCTCGACGGACGGCCCTGTATTCGGCGGCCCTTGTAGACCTCGTCGAAGGACTCGGGCGCGGCGGGCTCGTGGCGGCCGGCGGCGGACGCGGCGGACGCGGCGGGCGCGGCGAGGGTGGCGGCCGCGGCCGTCGTGGCGACGGCGGCTGCGGCGGTGAGCGCACGGCGCCGGGTGATGCCGGGCATGCGGGTCCTCCTCGGGAGTGGTGGAGTGTGACGACGCATGCCTATCGGGCGTTACGGGAAAGGAGGAAATCACTCGGAACGGGTTGGCTGTGATCCGGACAATTAGCCACATGACGTACAGAGTTGGACCAAGATGATCTTGCTGTGACCGGGTGTCGATCCGCTGCGGAACGGGGAATTCCTTGCCGGGTCGTCCCGCTTCCCCGTGATCCTTCCCGGGGGCCGCCCGTCCGAGTGGCGCGGCTCACCACACCAGGCTGACGCGATCGAGCGGGTCGCCGGGACTGCTACCGTCCGGTGCCGATCGACCACGTCCGGTGACAGTCAGGGGTGTGCACGTGAAGGTCGTCTGTGTCGGAGGCGGGCCCGCGGGCCTGTACCTCGCCATCCTGCTCAAGCGGCAGAACCCGTCCCACGACATCACCGTCCACGAACGCGACCCCGAGGGCTCCACCTACGGCTGGGGCGTGACGTACTGGCGCGGCCTCCTCGACAGACTCCAGGAGCACGACCCCGAGTCGGCGCGTGCGGTCGAGGAGCACTCCGTCCGCTGGAACGAGGGTGTCGCCCACGTCCGGGACCTGGCCGCCCGCCACCACGGGGACGAGGGCTTCGGCATCGGCCGGCACCGGCTGCTCGAGCTGCTCGCCGGCCGGGCCCGCGCCCTCGGCGTCCGCCTGGAGTACCGGAGCGACATCGGTGAACCGCCCGCCGGAGCCGACCTCGTCGTCGCGGCCGACGGCGTGCACAGCGCCCTGCGCACCCGGCGCGCCGAGCACTTCGGCACCCGGACCTCCTCCGGCCGCAACCACTACATCTGGCTCGGCACCACCAAGGTCTTCGACGCCTTCACCTTCGCCTTCACCGAGACCGCGCACGGCTGGATCTGGGCCTACGGCTACGGCTACGGCGACGGCCACAGCACCTGCGTCGTCGAGTGCTCCCCGGAGACCTTCACCGGCCTCGGCCTGGACCGGGCGGACCGGGCCGAGGGCCTCGTGCTGCTGGAGAAGCTCTTCGCCGGCGTCCTCGACGGCCACCCCCTCATCGCCCGCCCCGGCGCCTCCTGGCTGACCTTCCGCACCCTCACCAACCGCACCTGGCACCACGGCAACCTCGTCCTGCTCGGCGACGCCGCCCACACCACCCACTACTCCATCGGCGCCGGCACCACCCTCGCCCTGGAGGACGCCATGTGCCTGGCCGGCGCCCTGCGGGAGCACGCCGCCCTGCCCGACGCCCTCGCCGCCTACGAGCGCCGGCGCCAGGCCGAGCTGCTGTCCGTGCAGAGCGCGGCCCGCTACAGCGCCCAGTGGTACGAGAACCTGCCCCGCTACATCCACCTGCCCCCGCACCGGATGTTCGCCCTGCTCGGCCAGCGCCACTCGCCCCTGCTGCCGTACGTCCCCCCGCAGCTCTACTACGGGCTGGACCGGGCCGCCGGACGGCTGGAGGCGCTGCGCCGGCTCAAGCGCTGGCTCGGCCCCCGCGCCGCCCGTGCCCTGCACGCCCGCTCCACGGCCCGCCGGGACTGACCCCCGCCGGCCCGGCATCCCGTCACCGGCGCACGTCAGGGCGGAGGACGTCGGTGAATGGCCATTCACCCGATACGGTGAATCGCTGTTCACCTCGCCGCCGTGCTGCCCGCAGGAGCCCCGATGGACCGGCCCGCCGCCATACCCCTGCCGCCCGGCACCGGCACGCCGCCCCGGCCGCGCGACCGGTTCGCCATCCCGGTGCTCGCGTCGGGCGGCATCCTCATGGCGGTCATGCAGACCGTGGTCGTACCGCTCCTGCCGGACCTGCCCCGGCTCACCGGCTCGTCACCGGCCGCCGTCTCCTGGATGGTCACCGCGACCCTGCTCTCCGGCGCCGTCCTCACCCCCGTCCTCGGCCTGCCGCTCGCCGCGCTGGTCGTGCAGTACGCCGGCTGGCACACGATGTTCTGGCTGACCAGCGCGCTCGGTGCGCTCGGCGTCACGGCGACCTGGCGGGCGGTCAGGGAGTCACCGGTGCGCGAGACCGCCGCCGACACCGTCGCCGACCGCTACGGGCTCGCCGTACAGGCCCAGCTCACGCCCGGCCGCTGAGCCGGCGCGGCCCGCCGGCCAGGGTCGTCCGCGCCGCGGTGTCCCGCCGGAGCGGCCCGTTCCGCGGGACGCCGTGCCGGATGTCACACTGACGCCATGGACGAACGCGTAATCGGCAGGTCGGGTCAGTGGGCGTCGGTGATCGGTCTCGGCACATGGCAGCTAGGCGCGGACTGGGGCGACGTGGACGACAAGGAGGCCCTGTCCGTCCTGGAGGCGGCGGCCGAGTCGGGAGTCACGTTCTTCGACACGGCCGACGTGTACGGCGACGGGCGCAGCGAGGAGACCATCGCCTCGTTCCTGCGCGGCCGTCCCGACCTGCACGTGCTGGTGGCCACCAAGATGGGCCGCCGGGTCGGGCAGCTCCCCGAGAACTACGTCCTGGACAACTTCCGCGCCTGGAACGACCGCTCGCGCCGCAACCTGGGTGTCGACCGCATCGACCTGATCCAGTTGCACTGCCCGCCCACCCCGGTCTACTCCTCCGAGGCGGTGTTCGACGCCCTGGACACCCTGGTCGAGGAGGAGCGCGTCGCCGCGTACGGGGTGAGCGTGGAGACCTGCGCGGAGGCGCTCACCGCGATCGCCCGGCCGAACGTGGCGAGCGTGCAGATCATCCTCAACCCGTTCCGTATGAAGCCCCTGTACGAGGTGCTGCCCGCCGCCCGCGAGGCCGGCGTCGGCATCATCGCGCGCGTGCCCCTCGCCTCCGGGCTGCTGTCCGGCAAGTACACGCGGGACACGGTGTTCGCGGCCAACGACCACCGCTCCTTCAATCGCCACGGCGAGGCCTTCGACCAGGGCGAGACCTTCTCCGGCGTCGACTACGCCACTGGCGTGGAGGCCGCCGCCGAGTTCGCCGGGCTCGCCCCCGAGGGGTACACCCCGGCCCAGTTGGCGCTGCGCTGGATCATCGAGCAGGAGGGCGTCACCACGGTGATCCCCGGCGCGCGCAACCCGGAGCAGGCCCGCGCCAACGCGGCGGCGGCCAAGCTGCCGCCGCTGCCGCCCGAGACGTCCACCGCGATCCGGGAGCTGTACGAGCGCCGGATCAGCGACCAGGTCGAACACCACTGGTAGGCCCCCGTACGCGGACCGTTTGAACGAACGGCTGTGCGGTTACACGCACCGCATGACGGAGGCAGCACGGCGTACAGGCCGCGACGAGACCGAGGAGGAGCAGGCGGACCGGAAGTGGGGTGAACTCATCCAAGAGGTCCGGGTGGCGCAGACCGGCGTGCAGATCCTGTTCGGCTTCCTGCTGACCGTCGTCTTCCAGCCGAAGTACGTGCGGCTCACGGACACGAATCAGGTCATCTACATCGTGACCGTCGTCCTGGGCGCCTGCGCGACCGGCGCCCTCATCGGACCGGTCTCCCTGCATCGCCTGGTCTCCGGCCGCCGGGTCAAGCCGCAGGCCGTGCGGCTGGCCTCCCGGCTGACGTTCGTCGGCCTGGTGCTGCTGCTCGCCACGATGACGTCGTCGCTGCTGCTGATCCTCCGGGTGGCCACGCACGACGGCTACGTGCCCTACCTGGTCTCGGGCGTCGTCGCCTGGTACCTCGTGTGCTGGTACGGCCTGCCCCTGTGGGCCCGCCGCAAGCACACGGACCGCTCGGACGACTAGGGCCCGCCCGGCCGGTCACTGGCCCACCCGCCCGTCGACGCACTCGCGCAGCAGGTCGGCGTGGCCGCAGTGCCGGGCGTACTCCTCGATCCTGTGCACCATCAGCTCCCGGACCGCGATCCGCTCTCTTCCCACCCGCTCCCCGAGGTCCGGGAGCCCGG contains:
- a CDS encoding RNA polymerase sigma factor SigF, translating into MKTAAGIRSQAEVAERTEQDRTGEGSLPGIAAPGSVAPRDARELSRQFFRRLAELEEGTHEYQYARNTLIEMNMSLVRFAAGRFRSRGDDMDDIVQTGMIGLIKAIDRFELSREVEFTSFALPYIVGEIKRFFRDTTWAVHVPRRLQELRVELAKAREELSSRLDRDPTVAELATLMNISRAEVVEAQIASNGYNTASLDAALTGDGPEDGEAVLADFIGVEEEGLRLVEDFHALAPLMAELSDRDRQILHMRFVEEATQAEIGERLGCSQMHVSRLIKRIIARLRQGMLGELGCA
- a CDS encoding ribonuclease H family protein; the encoded protein is MIVCMRERVVAACDGASKGNPGPAGWAWVISDDDERTPVGWAAGPLGRATNNVAELTALERLLTAVDPDVPLEIRMDSQYAMKAVTTWLPGWKRNGWKTAAGKPVANQDLVVRIDELLGGRSVEFRYVPAHQADGDPLNDFADRAASQAAVVQEPAGSELGSPEPPPSPDTPVAAGAPRRKTPRRTGGAVSARTIKAKFPGRCPCGRSYAAGEKIAKNAQGWGHPECRTAGS
- a CDS encoding streptophobe family protein, whose amino-acid sequence is MSAPTVLARPAARHGWAQAVAAVLTGLAVMVLVAAPGLWAAGASGLPAGAFPRVVAATLVTAVGGSVEVSGDAGVFAGSRAGLTVLPLSVTLAGALVLGDGFLRPLRHRAVASAGELAGWAARIAVLWLLALTGLAFAARQTFAVDEGSGTLGDLADLLDASPRVGFTTDVPLTVLFGLLWLAGVLLLALLVARGAPLPGRLLRFQESVRPAAHAMVVLLLACVALGLGTALVSAATRGHAPATFALILLGLPNVSWLGLTLGLGATWDGRVSGPFGLPMPHVLDRVLRVPHTSELDMRALTDYDGRMWWLVVAVAVLLLAVAFLMAVRSPARVRLWQHAVHLAVALALTVLMICLTCRVSAHFGFSVLGIGDLGGGLSGELFLRPRLWQTVGLGALWGLLAGFLGGLLARRVHRGGRVSGPARSG
- a CDS encoding helix-turn-helix domain-containing protein → MSSQVSEEAREAPGRPVPAPTDAPQPAPTEGPQPAPREPLWRELVGAVLRRERRAQRRTLRQVADVARISLPYLSEIERGRKEASSEVLAAAARALGLGLGDLLSLVHGELVRSAPPHGEPALRSASRPLSAARRRPVAAPNRSHLSHRGLCLAA
- a CDS encoding ATP-binding protein — protein: MTEHLGGAVIPTGFDVPVEPLRRAAHYTGEPGCIAEARAFAARFLQQLRTEWCAPADSRADGELLLVVSELVTNADRHSRGPYILELEGTKSTVAVSVYDSSTALPRRYPKDPQRVGRHGLEIVHALASEVTVERVPVGKRVRARFELVR
- a CDS encoding serine/threonine-protein kinase, translating into MANRSSLFSGRPSELVGRRVASYLIESEIGRGGMAVVYRARDLRLDRTVALKLLAPELARNDTFRKRFTHESQVAAAIDHPHIVPVFEAGETDGVLYIAMRYVPGSDLRHLLDARGPLSLPDAVRITAQVASALDAAHGHGLVHRDVKPGNILVAQGTDSDHPEHVYLTDFGLTKKSLSLTGFTSVGQFVGTLDYVSPEQISGRPVDGRCDVYGLACVVYEILAGRPPFQREDDMALLWAHQYDEPPPASEARPDISPAVDPVFARALAKSPDARYDTCLGFVAALRTAMTPGPAPPGPAPPGYVASAPPAARTPAAGRSASGPAIPEPVPAGPVSRGGTGSGRPPPAEALRPPRWAEPVFGP
- a CDS encoding VOC family protein gives rise to the protein MAVQPEGTPCWADAMFSDIEGAKRFYADVLGWTFGESSSKYGNYTQAYADGRAVAAVVPPMPGQEGRSQWCLYLASPDAAATAERIRDNGGEVLMGPMQVGDLGTLCLGREPSGAVFGVWQAGRHEGFEATATPGAYCWAEVFTREPERSDAFLSAVFPYRMKEIDDEAVDFRMFEVGEDTVLGRMRMTDDFPPEVPSYINVYFTVDHCDAAVARATALGATLRFGPMTSPFGRFAALTDPQGANFSVIDVTTTEGGMPRIRDV
- the melC2 gene encoding tyrosinase MelC2; translation: MTVRKNQAALTADEKRRFVAAVLELKRSGRYDDFVRTHNEFIMADTDSGERTGHRSPSFLPWHRRFLLDFEQALQAVDSTVALPYWDWSTDRTVRASLWAPDFLGGTGRSTDGRVTDGPFAASAGNWPVNVRVDGRTFLRRSLGTSVSELPTRPEVESVLSMATYDMAPYNSASDGFRNHLEGWRGVNLHNRVHRWVGGHMATGVSPNDPVFWLHHAYVDKLWAEWQRRHPGVGYVPTGGTPDVVDLDDTMKPWNTVRPADMLDHTAFYTFDA
- a CDS encoding VOC family protein, encoding MTTDGFVTCLWFDGRAEEAAHHYVSVFENSGVGRVVRHTEAGPGTAGSVLTVEFTANGQKFLALNGGPEFRFNEAVSFQILCSDQQEIDHYWTKLTENGGEGGPCGWLKDRYGVSWQVVYARLLDMIGDPDPEKAARATRAMMAMGKLDAAALEKAYAGE